The following proteins are encoded in a genomic region of Deltaproteobacteria bacterium:
- a CDS encoding NADH-quinone oxidoreductase subunit D produces the protein MTELKTQEMTLNMGPQHPSTHGVIRFIVKTDGEVMDVAIPDVGYLHRSIEKISEGVTYNGFMPWTDRVDYLAAMNCNVAYAMAVEKLAGIQPTKRAEYLRVIAQELNRIISHLLAIGSLAMDVGAYTPFLHTLREREAINDLMESLCGQRLTYNYARIGGVIYDLPDGFVEKTLPVLDRVERSLNEFDRLVTGNKIFLKRLGGIGVISREEAINYNLVGPNLRGSGVNWDLRRDEPYSVYPELEFEVPVGTGEAGLLGDCFDRYMVRVKEILQSCRLVRQCFEKMPAGDFMVKVPKKVRPPKGEIYVRLESTRGDMGVYLVSDGSDKPYRVRFRTSSFTAMSIIDKVSHGMMIADLIALIASLDVVAPEIDR, from the coding sequence ATGACTGAACTGAAGACACAGGAAATGACCTTAAACATGGGACCGCAGCACCCGAGTACCCATGGGGTGATCCGGTTTATCGTCAAGACCGATGGTGAGGTGATGGATGTGGCGATCCCGGATGTCGGTTACCTGCATCGTTCCATCGAAAAAATCTCCGAAGGGGTTACCTACAACGGCTTCATGCCCTGGACCGATCGTGTCGATTACTTGGCCGCGATGAATTGCAATGTGGCTTATGCGATGGCGGTCGAGAAACTGGCCGGGATCCAGCCGACGAAGCGGGCAGAGTACTTAAGGGTCATTGCCCAGGAATTGAATCGGATTATCTCCCATCTCCTCGCGATCGGTTCTCTGGCGATGGATGTCGGGGCCTACACCCCGTTCTTGCACACCTTGAGGGAACGGGAGGCGATCAATGATTTGATGGAATCCCTCTGCGGCCAGCGGTTGACCTACAACTACGCCCGGATCGGCGGTGTGATCTACGACCTCCCTGACGGTTTTGTGGAAAAGACGCTCCCCGTTTTGGACCGTGTGGAGAGGTCGCTCAATGAATTTGACCGGTTGGTGACGGGAAACAAGATTTTTCTCAAACGATTGGGAGGGATTGGGGTCATCTCACGCGAAGAGGCGATCAATTATAATCTAGTCGGGCCGAACCTGCGTGGCTCTGGTGTCAACTGGGACCTGCGCCGGGATGAACCGTACTCTGTTTACCCTGAATTGGAGTTTGAGGTCCCGGTCGGGACAGGGGAGGCGGGCCTCTTGGGGGACTGTTTTGACCGGTACATGGTTCGTGTCAAAGAGATCCTTCAGTCCTGCCGTCTGGTCCGGCAATGTTTCGAGAAAATGCCGGCGGGGGATTTTATGGTGAAGGTTCCGAAGAAGGTTCGTCCCCCCAAGGGAGAGATCTATGTCCGCCTGGAGAGTACGCGGGGGGATATGGGGGTCTACCTCGTCTCCGACGGTTCGGACAAGCCGTACCGGGTGAGGTTCCGCACCAGTTCCTTCACCGCGATGAGCATCATTGACAAGGTTTCTCATGGGATGATGATTGCCGACCTGATTGCGTTGATTGCGAGCCTGGATGTGGTCGCGCCGGAGATTGACCGATAA
- a CDS encoding D-2-hydroxyacid dehydrogenase: MTGFNKLVLIDCWNEFSAVSPSLTKRLRRLARNVLFYRTIEQDPQKVIRHLQGADAVFLGWTSLTREILMASSSLRYVGVVATGFNMVDIRAAKEEGITVTNVPSYSTNTVAEFLFGQLITFLRRSIAAEKSLRPSEHSLPGRFWEKMMFMGSELEGRTLGIIGLGQIGQRVAEIAKVFKMKIVYWNRHRKKNWEKKGVRYLPFKKLLKEGDVISLHVALNDETRGLIGAKEFSLMKKNAILINFARGAIVEKKALLSVLQRRRIAGAIIDVYEKEPPDPKDPLLKAPNSFLSPHIAWLTWESNERMFTIAVENAEAFLRGRPKNVVS; encoded by the coding sequence ATGACGGGATTCAACAAGCTCGTTCTGATTGATTGCTGGAACGAGTTTTCCGCGGTCAGCCCTTCCCTGACAAAAAGGCTCCGGAGACTCGCTCGAAACGTTCTCTTTTACCGAACTATTGAACAGGATCCCCAAAAAGTCATCCGTCACCTGCAGGGGGCCGATGCGGTTTTTCTCGGGTGGACCTCCCTGACACGGGAAATTTTAATGGCTTCCTCTTCGCTCCGGTACGTTGGTGTGGTCGCCACCGGTTTTAATATGGTGGATATCCGGGCGGCGAAAGAAGAGGGGATTACCGTGACGAATGTCCCCTCCTATTCCACCAACACGGTGGCCGAATTTCTCTTCGGGCAGTTGATCACATTCCTGCGCCGCTCCATCGCCGCTGAAAAATCACTTCGCCCAAGCGAGCACTCCCTCCCGGGTCGTTTCTGGGAAAAGATGATGTTTATGGGGAGTGAATTGGAGGGAAGAACCCTTGGCATTATTGGACTGGGCCAGATCGGCCAGAGGGTGGCGGAGATTGCAAAAGTTTTCAAGATGAAGATTGTTTACTGGAATCGGCACCGCAAAAAAAACTGGGAGAAAAAAGGGGTTCGTTATCTCCCTTTCAAGAAACTCCTGAAAGAGGGCGACGTCATCTCCCTCCATGTTGCCCTGAATGACGAGACACGCGGCCTGATCGGGGCCAAAGAATTTTCCCTCATGAAGAAAAACGCGATCCTGATCAACTTTGCCCGCGGGGCCATTGTTGAAAAAAAGGCGCTTCTTTCCGTACTCCAGCGGCGGCGGATTGCCGGGGCGATCATCGATGTCTATGAAAAGGAGCCACCGGACCCCAAAGACCCGCTTTTGAAGGCGCCGAACAGTTTTCTTTCTCCCCATATCGCCTGGCTGACGTGGGAATCGAATGAAAGGATGTTCACGATTGCGGTGGAGAACGCGGAGGCGTTTCTTCGAGGACGACCCAAGAATGTCGTTTCCTAG
- the nuoH gene encoding NADH-quinone oxidoreductase subunit NuoH: MQNLANLLIAKYALLQTIPAEFVYVGIQILFGLVLLLLFVAPFAGITSWVERRIAARMMDRIGPNRVGPVGFLQWLADGLKSILKEDLIPAKADGPLFRMAPYLVFTGMFSAFVSIPFSSALIIADLNVGIFYILAVTSLVVVGILMCGWASNNKYSLLGGMRSAAQIVSYEIPSGLGILTVVLLAGSLSMQEIIKAQGAAPWNWFLFNNPFSMIAFFILFISSLAEGNRTPFDIPEAESEIVSGYNTEYSGMRFLFFFFAEWANLYLIAAIAVTLFMGGWQIPQVLRHWALGINPWLPPLFELITFVAKSLAVVFVIIWIRWTLPRVRVDQLMALCWKYLTPIGFVCVLGTAVWMVLLPQGSLFTRYFLLSLALVTLLYFFWRVYYQLRYSNVALDFRPLL; encoded by the coding sequence ATGCAAAACCTGGCCAACCTTCTGATCGCCAAATATGCCTTGCTTCAAACAATCCCCGCAGAATTTGTCTATGTTGGCATCCAGATTCTTTTTGGCCTGGTCCTTTTGCTCCTCTTTGTTGCGCCATTTGCCGGGATTACCTCCTGGGTGGAACGGCGGATTGCCGCCCGGATGATGGACCGGATCGGGCCGAACCGTGTTGGCCCGGTCGGTTTTCTTCAATGGCTGGCTGACGGGCTCAAATCGATCCTCAAGGAAGACCTGATCCCGGCCAAGGCGGATGGCCCGCTCTTTCGGATGGCCCCGTATCTTGTCTTTACCGGGATGTTCTCTGCCTTTGTCTCGATCCCGTTTTCAAGTGCGCTCATCATTGCCGATTTGAACGTCGGGATCTTTTATATCCTCGCAGTGACCTCGCTTGTTGTTGTTGGGATCCTGATGTGCGGTTGGGCCTCGAACAATAAATATTCCCTTCTGGGGGGGATGCGTTCGGCGGCGCAGATTGTTTCTTACGAAATCCCTTCCGGTTTGGGGATTTTAACGGTTGTCCTTCTGGCCGGTTCCCTTTCGATGCAAGAGATCATCAAGGCCCAAGGGGCCGCCCCCTGGAACTGGTTTTTGTTCAACAACCCGTTTTCGATGATCGCTTTCTTCATCCTTTTTATTTCGTCCCTCGCCGAAGGGAACCGGACGCCGTTTGATATTCCGGAGGCTGAGTCCGAAATTGTCTCCGGCTACAATACGGAATATTCCGGAATGCGCTTCCTCTTTTTCTTTTTTGCCGAATGGGCCAATCTTTATCTGATTGCGGCGATCGCCGTGACCTTGTTTATGGGGGGGTGGCAGATTCCTCAAGTCTTGAGACACTGGGCCCTTGGGATTAACCCGTGGCTCCCTCCCCTTTTTGAACTGATCACCTTTGTCGCCAAATCACTGGCGGTTGTTTTTGTGATCATCTGGATCCGCTGGACCCTGCCGCGGGTTCGTGTCGATCAACTGATGGCCCTTTGCTGGAAGTACTTGACCCCGATCGGTTTTGTCTGTGTGCTGGGGACTGCGGTCTGGATGGTCCTTCTGCCGCAGGGCTCTCTGTTTACCCGGTATTTTTTATTAAGTCTGGCCCTTGTCACACTCCTCTACTTTTTCTGGCGGGTCTACTACCAACTTCGTTATTCAAACGTGGCGCTGGATTTTAGGCCATTACTATGA
- a CDS encoding NADH-quinone oxidoreductase subunit J, whose translation MIGLVLFGAFAFFVVVGAAVVSFSRNIVHSGFALMGSFFGVAAFYLMLSSDFVAVTQVLIYVGGILVLVLFAVMLTNKIEDVTVSNQSINKIIGAVLCGTLLIYLLNLSGSAGWVVQDGEKFDSMVVPIGNALLTGYLLPFEVISIALLAALLGAVVLVRREVR comes from the coding sequence ATGATCGGCCTTGTCCTCTTTGGGGCCTTTGCCTTTTTTGTGGTGGTCGGTGCCGCGGTGGTCAGTTTTTCGCGGAACATCGTCCATTCCGGCTTTGCCCTGATGGGGAGTTTTTTTGGCGTCGCCGCCTTTTACCTCATGCTCTCTTCCGATTTTGTGGCCGTGACTCAAGTTCTGATTTATGTCGGCGGCATCCTTGTCCTTGTCCTCTTTGCCGTGATGCTGACAAACAAAATTGAGGATGTGACGGTGAGCAATCAATCGATCAATAAAATAATCGGGGCGGTCCTCTGCGGCACACTCCTGATTTATCTTTTAAACCTGTCCGGTTCTGCCGGCTGGGTGGTGCAGGACGGGGAAAAATTTGATTCGATGGTTGTGCCGATCGGGAACGCCTTGCTCACCGGTTATCTTCTTCCGTTTGAAGTGATTTCGATCGCACTGTTGGCCGCATTGTTGGGGGCGGTTGTCTTGGTGCGAAGGGAGGTTCGATAG
- a CDS encoding tetratricopeptide repeat protein, translating into MRWRFWVPIVVVTGIIALLSWKFLLAPPRPLSEIPSQGEYEGYLQQQAESSYKKNYYGRLIPVYEKIVKVAPESLDAKKKLAKAYIGAEQFEAARRLLEEIVQSGRGDAEIQQLFERLPQKE; encoded by the coding sequence ATGCGTTGGCGTTTCTGGGTCCCCATCGTTGTTGTCACAGGGATTATTGCCCTGTTGTCCTGGAAGTTTTTGCTGGCACCCCCCAGGCCGCTTTCTGAAATCCCCTCCCAGGGAGAATATGAAGGCTACCTTCAGCAACAGGCGGAATCCTCTTACAAAAAAAATTATTATGGCCGATTGATCCCTGTCTATGAAAAGATAGTAAAAGTCGCCCCCGAGAGTCTTGATGCCAAGAAGAAGTTGGCCAAGGCCTATATAGGGGCGGAGCAGTTCGAAGCCGCCCGTCGTCTGCTTGAGGAGATTGTCCAGAGCGGCCGAGGCGACGCGGAGATCCAGCAGTTATTCGAGCGACTACCCCAAAAAGAGTAG
- a CDS encoding NADH-quinone oxidoreductase subunit A → MLFQFGNVLVFILLAVGFVLASLLIGSLIRPSVPSTMKQSSYECGEEPVGSAWVNFNIRFYIIALLFIIFDVEIAFMFPVGVVFKQWVAEGKGLTALVEILIFSLILLFGLAYVWIKGDLEWVKKIGKGDSPKESG, encoded by the coding sequence ATGTTATTCCAGTTTGGGAATGTCTTGGTCTTTATCCTGCTCGCGGTCGGGTTTGTGTTGGCGAGTCTCCTGATCGGGAGCCTTATCCGTCCCTCGGTCCCGTCCACCATGAAGCAGAGTTCCTATGAGTGCGGTGAGGAACCGGTCGGTTCGGCCTGGGTTAATTTTAATATCCGTTTTTACATTATTGCCCTGCTCTTTATTATCTTTGATGTGGAGATCGCCTTCATGTTCCCTGTCGGTGTTGTCTTCAAACAGTGGGTGGCCGAAGGGAAGGGGCTGACCGCCCTTGTGGAGATCCTGATCTTCTCCTTGATCCTCCTCTTTGGCCTCGCCTATGTCTGGATCAAGGGGGATCTGGAGTGGGTGAAGAAAATAGGAAAGGGTGATTCACCCAAGGAAAGTGGATAA
- a CDS encoding thiolase family protein: MNDAVIVSAVRSPMGRAGKGLLTNLRIDDLGALVVKEALHRVPQIKTDEIEDVIFGCAMPEGEQGMNVARNISLLAGIPFGAAALTLNRFCASGLQAINLAALNIMTGNGEVFVAGGIESMSHVPMGGFNPSLNEKLMKEGAPQAYISMGMTAENVAKKYQISREDQDRFAIASHQKAVKAHKEGKFKNEMIPVEIVLPDGKKVILDRDENPREDTALEKLASLKAAFLEGGSVTAGNSSPLTDGAAAVVIMNGELAKKKGLKPLARIRAMAMAGCDPAYMGMGPVPAVQKVLKRAGMKLSDIEIIEINEAFAAQSLAVLRELNADFNKVNPHGGAIALGHPLGCSGARIMATLINDLITFNKTIGLETMCIGGGQGAATVIERLL; encoded by the coding sequence ATGAATGACGCCGTTATTGTCTCAGCCGTCCGGAGTCCGATGGGAAGGGCAGGCAAGGGGCTTCTCACCAACCTGCGTATCGATGACCTGGGGGCCCTCGTGGTGAAAGAGGCGCTCCATCGGGTCCCGCAAATCAAGACAGACGAAATTGAAGATGTCATCTTCGGTTGTGCGATGCCGGAGGGGGAGCAGGGGATGAATGTGGCCCGCAATATCAGCCTTCTGGCCGGCATTCCATTCGGAGCGGCGGCGTTGACCCTCAACCGGTTTTGCGCCTCCGGTTTGCAAGCGATCAACCTTGCCGCACTCAATATCATGACCGGTAACGGGGAGGTTTTTGTGGCGGGGGGGATCGAATCCATGAGCCATGTCCCGATGGGGGGGTTTAATCCAAGTCTCAATGAAAAACTGATGAAGGAAGGGGCGCCGCAGGCCTATATCTCGATGGGGATGACGGCCGAAAATGTCGCCAAAAAATACCAGATCTCCCGGGAAGATCAGGACCGTTTTGCCATCGCCTCCCACCAGAAGGCGGTCAAGGCCCACAAGGAAGGCAAATTTAAAAACGAGATGATTCCGGTGGAGATTGTTCTGCCGGATGGAAAAAAAGTTATTCTGGATCGTGACGAAAACCCGCGTGAGGATACGGCGCTTGAAAAATTGGCGAGCCTTAAAGCCGCCTTTCTGGAAGGAGGTTCCGTTACCGCCGGCAATTCTTCGCCGTTGACCGATGGCGCCGCCGCAGTCGTTATCATGAATGGCGAGTTGGCCAAAAAAAAGGGGCTCAAGCCCCTTGCCAGGATTCGGGCGATGGCGATGGCTGGTTGTGACCCGGCTTACATGGGAATGGGGCCGGTCCCGGCGGTGCAAAAAGTTTTAAAGCGGGCCGGGATGAAACTCTCCGATATTGAGATCATTGAGATCAATGAGGCGTTTGCGGCCCAGTCGCTCGCGGTCCTTCGCGAACTCAATGCCGATTTCAACAAGGTAAACCCGCATGGGGGGGCGATCGCCTTGGGGCACCCGCTGGGATGCTCCGGCGCCCGGATCATGGCGACGTTGATCAATGACCTCATCACTTTTAACAAGACGATCGGTTTGGAGACGATGTGCATCGGTGGGGGTCAAGGGGCTGCGACGGTGATTGAGAGGTTGTTGTGA
- a CDS encoding NADH-quinone oxidoreductase subunit I, whose protein sequence is MTQYFKNISDSVTSIFEGMSVTFSHLFRKPVTIQYPDRIPKPLKETLPERFRGFLKVDMEICTACLACMTDCPIDCILIETQKDEATKQRVLTKFDIDEAKCMYCGLCTEPCPTGAIHFTREFEKATESLDELVFRFVPEGTTIVPYKAPKKDKEEATTEGVSV, encoded by the coding sequence ATGACGCAATATTTTAAAAATATCAGTGATTCGGTCACCTCCATTTTTGAGGGGATGAGTGTCACCTTTTCCCATCTCTTCCGAAAGCCGGTCACGATCCAATACCCCGACCGGATCCCCAAACCATTGAAGGAAACCTTGCCGGAACGGTTCCGTGGATTTCTCAAGGTGGATATGGAGATCTGCACCGCCTGTCTCGCCTGTATGACCGATTGCCCGATCGACTGTATCCTGATCGAAACCCAGAAAGATGAGGCGACGAAACAACGGGTCCTGACAAAGTTTGATATCGATGAGGCCAAATGCATGTATTGCGGCCTCTGCACCGAGCCCTGCCCGACCGGGGCGATCCATTTTACCCGCGAATTTGAAAAGGCGACGGAGAGTCTTGATGAACTGGTTTTCCGCTTCGTCCCCGAAGGGACGACGATCGTCCCGTACAAGGCTCCGAAGAAAGATAAGGAAGAGGCGACGACGGAAGGGGTGAGCGTATGA
- a CDS encoding MarC family protein, giving the protein MADLFHNFWLTFIPLFVAMGIIENVPIFLTLTENFDKSGKHRIVRQSMITAAVIIVGFVFIGNWVLRMLGITIADFTAAGGLLLLVISIKTLVEDESLSRSPETAGVVPLGTPLIAGPAILTVSLLLVNLYGLFLTLFSCLLCILLQAVSFYRADWLGKILGKGGSKAFAKIGAIVLAAIAVMLIRRGVLEIVQTL; this is encoded by the coding sequence ATGGCTGATCTTTTTCACAATTTCTGGCTGACCTTCATCCCGCTCTTTGTGGCGATGGGGATTATTGAAAATGTGCCTATTTTTTTGACCCTGACGGAAAATTTCGATAAATCGGGAAAACACCGGATCGTGCGACAATCGATGATTACAGCGGCTGTGATCATCGTGGGGTTCGTTTTTATCGGGAATTGGGTTCTGCGTATGTTGGGGATCACGATTGCCGATTTTACTGCGGCCGGCGGACTTTTGCTCCTTGTTATTTCGATCAAGACCCTGGTGGAAGATGAATCTCTGTCACGTTCGCCGGAGACCGCTGGCGTTGTTCCTCTTGGGACGCCGCTGATCGCGGGGCCTGCCATTCTGACCGTTTCCCTTCTGCTCGTTAATCTTTACGGACTCTTTCTGACCCTCTTTTCCTGTCTCCTCTGTATTCTCTTGCAGGCGGTTTCCTTCTATCGGGCCGATTGGCTGGGAAAGATTTTGGGAAAAGGGGGTTCCAAGGCCTTTGCCAAGATTGGGGCGATTGTTCTTGCGGCCATTGCGGTAATGCTGATCCGGCGTGGCGTTCTGGAAATTGTGCAGACTCTATGA
- a CDS encoding NADH-quinone oxidoreductase subunit C encodes MELVNARLPAAPGELGGDSFLVVPAEKIVPVCELLKISDIFYFDCLSDLTGVDWKDHLEVIYHLFSYRHRHHLEIKVKLPVEKPQVPTVESVWKVANWLEREVYDLLGINFEGHSDLRRIMLPDDWVGHPLRKDYKEEEDYHGITTTRPSLLQ; translated from the coding sequence ATGGAGTTAGTCAACGCCAGACTTCCGGCCGCTCCGGGAGAATTGGGAGGGGACTCTTTCCTTGTTGTCCCGGCGGAAAAGATTGTTCCGGTCTGCGAGCTTTTGAAAATTTCCGACATCTTTTATTTCGATTGTCTCTCCGATTTGACCGGGGTGGACTGGAAAGACCATTTAGAAGTTATTTACCACCTTTTTTCCTACCGGCACCGGCATCACCTTGAGATTAAGGTAAAACTGCCGGTGGAAAAACCACAGGTCCCAACAGTGGAATCCGTTTGGAAGGTGGCCAATTGGCTGGAGCGGGAGGTCTACGACCTTTTGGGAATAAATTTTGAGGGGCATAGCGACCTCCGGCGGATCATGCTTCCCGACGATTGGGTTGGGCATCCTTTGAGAAAGGATTATAAGGAAGAGGAAGATTACCACGGGATCACGACAACGAGGCCATCGTTATTGCAATGA
- a CDS encoding DUF1285 domain-containing protein, producing MSFPRIYHYSIDEEGGVWHEGALVDEPAVLSLFFKNIKPTNDGRFVAFCQGETCYFKAADTALVIQEVEILKKKKMIEAITLFFQGSVSEKLDPSTLFVGPKNVFYCRVRGGTMTARFNRKSYLELAREIRQDKKNGSFFLEVKGQKQVIR from the coding sequence ATGTCGTTTCCTAGAATCTATCATTACTCCATCGATGAAGAAGGGGGGGTCTGGCACGAGGGGGCGCTGGTGGATGAACCGGCCGTCCTCAGCCTCTTTTTCAAAAATATCAAACCAACAAACGATGGCCGTTTTGTCGCCTTCTGTCAGGGGGAGACCTGTTACTTTAAGGCGGCCGATACCGCTTTAGTAATTCAAGAAGTAGAGATTCTAAAAAAGAAAAAAATGATTGAAGCCATCACCCTCTTTTTTCAAGGATCGGTTTCAGAAAAATTGGATCCTTCAACCCTCTTTGTCGGCCCCAAAAATGTTTTTTATTGCCGTGTTCGGGGCGGGACCATGACCGCCCGGTTTAACCGGAAGAGTTATCTTGAATTGGCCCGGGAGATCAGACAAGACAAAAAAAACGGCAGTTTTTTTCTGGAGGTCAAAGGGCAAAAACAAGTGATCCGATAG
- a CDS encoding NADH-quinone oxidoreductase subunit B: MLTLKNQLPANVITTKVDDLLNWGRASSLWYLLFGLACCAIEMMQTGGPKTDLERFGSVFRATPRQSDLIIVAGTLTYKMALRTKLLYEQMPEPKYVISMGSCANCGGLFQPAYSVVKGVDKIIPVDIYIPGCPPRPEALTEGLIRLQEKIRREKFLVRHQPVAA; this comes from the coding sequence ATGTTGACACTCAAAAACCAACTGCCGGCTAATGTGATTACCACCAAAGTCGATGACCTGCTGAACTGGGGGCGTGCCTCGTCGCTTTGGTATCTCCTGTTTGGACTCGCCTGCTGTGCGATCGAGATGATGCAGACCGGGGGGCCAAAGACCGACCTTGAACGGTTTGGTTCGGTCTTTCGGGCGACGCCGCGCCAGTCGGACCTGATTATTGTCGCCGGGACACTGACCTACAAGATGGCGCTCCGGACGAAACTTCTCTATGAACAGATGCCGGAACCGAAGTACGTTATTTCCATGGGGAGCTGTGCCAACTGCGGGGGACTGTTCCAGCCCGCTTATTCAGTTGTGAAAGGGGTGGATAAGATTATCCCGGTTGACATTTACATCCCCGGTTGCCCTCCCCGTCCGGAGGCGTTGACGGAAGGGTTGATCCGGCTCCAGGAGAAAATCAGGCGGGAGAAATTTTTGGTCCGTCATCAACCGGTAGCGGCTTAA
- the nuoK gene encoding NADH-quinone oxidoreductase subunit NuoK encodes MPILQHYLTITAILFCLGLYNVITRKSAVGLLIGVELILNAAALNFVVFAHFNGNDLAGSLFAIFIIILAAAEAAVALAIVVAIFQQYRDIDTTQTTLLKG; translated from the coding sequence ATGCCGATACTCCAACATTACCTGACGATAACGGCGATCCTCTTCTGCCTCGGTCTTTATAACGTGATTACCCGGAAGAGTGCGGTTGGCTTGCTGATCGGTGTTGAACTGATCCTTAACGCCGCCGCCCTGAATTTTGTCGTCTTTGCGCATTTCAACGGGAATGATCTGGCCGGCTCTCTCTTTGCGATCTTCATCATCATCCTCGCGGCGGCCGAGGCGGCAGTCGCCCTGGCGATCGTCGTCGCCATTTTTCAACAATACCGGGACATCGATACCACGCAGACAACCTTGCTGAAAGGGTAG
- a CDS encoding NifU N-terminal domain-containing protein, whose product MARILKIIEEAEDPNRIRLVLNEELPVSEPQSFYSREEANSDPYAAPLFDIIGLQAVTYFGKEFILVKSPGTPWKLIVAPACNIINTRVGSVGSSALEEKRVKEKERENAVSFEMMKPEERLFRIKEVLQERITSLQEKGILLEVLQLRYKVLMVRYEGPEEKADQTLKEMTQLLRHKVSPLIAVRRSLP is encoded by the coding sequence ATGGCCAGGATTTTGAAGATTATTGAGGAGGCTGAGGACCCAAACCGGATCCGGCTGGTTCTCAATGAGGAACTTCCCGTTTCTGAGCCCCAGTCCTTCTATAGTCGGGAGGAAGCCAACTCCGATCCTTACGCCGCACCGCTCTTTGATATTATCGGCCTTCAGGCGGTAACCTATTTTGGGAAAGAATTCATCCTGGTCAAAAGTCCCGGAACCCCCTGGAAGTTGATTGTCGCCCCCGCCTGCAATATCATCAACACGCGGGTCGGATCGGTAGGATCGTCCGCCCTGGAAGAAAAGAGGGTGAAAGAAAAAGAACGGGAGAATGCCGTCAGTTTTGAGATGATGAAACCGGAGGAGCGTCTTTTTCGAATTAAAGAAGTTCTTCAAGAACGGATCACTTCACTTCAAGAAAAAGGGATTTTATTGGAAGTCCTCCAGCTCCGGTATAAGGTCTTGATGGTTCGTTACGAAGGGCCGGAGGAAAAGGCAGACCAGACTTTAAAAGAGATGACCCAGCTTCTCAGACACAAAGTAAGCCCGCTCATTGCCGTCCGAAGGAGCCTGCCCTGA